Proteins encoded within one genomic window of Spiribacter curvatus:
- the uvrD gene encoding DNA helicase II, which yields MDVSDLIDPLNPAQREAVSAPLGHALVLAGAGSGKTRVLTHRAAWLVRVEGATPWNLLAVTFTNKAAAEMRGRIEERLGISRSGLWVGTFHGLSHRLLRLHWQEAGLPQGFQILDSEDQRRLVKRIMRDLELDENRWPVRQLQGFINARKDAGERAEDLDSADPYTGQMARVYAAYEQACRSAGVVDFAELMLRTVEMLQNHLELLGHYRRRFRHVLVDEFQDTNGIQYEWLKLLAGPESDVFIVGDDDQSIYGWRGARVENLERFRKDYSNTRVLRLEQNYRSTRTILDAANTLIARNSDRLGKKLWTEGEAGEPIALYAAFNEQDEARFVVERLMAMVDEQGLARSDIAILYRSNAQSRTFEEALMARRVPYRVYGGLRFFERAEIKDALAYLRLMANRDDSAALERIINTPTRGIGNRTVETLRIAARDQGISLWAAARGLVTHGGGLPARAGNALRAFLDLIDGLAADTAGASLPECMETMLTRTGLRAHLGKDGSERAQDKLENLDELITAAGNFEQDNTAEAEMEPLTAFLAHAALEAGEGQAGAWEDCVQLMTLHSAKGLEFPVVFLAGLEEGLFPHRMSVEEPGRLEEERRLAYVGITRARQQLLISYAERRRLHGRDDFAIASRFIRELPPALVDEVRARFSVTGPTAAGTGPGEGAATATEAEFGLGERVQHSRFGEGIVLDCEGNGPNARIQVNFNSAGTKWLVAAYANLERI from the coding sequence ATGGATGTATCCGATCTGATCGACCCGCTCAACCCCGCCCAGCGTGAAGCCGTCAGTGCGCCGCTGGGCCACGCCCTGGTCCTTGCCGGCGCCGGCAGTGGCAAGACCCGCGTCCTCACCCACCGGGCCGCCTGGCTGGTCCGGGTGGAAGGGGCCACGCCCTGGAATCTGCTGGCGGTCACCTTCACCAACAAGGCCGCCGCCGAGATGCGCGGGCGCATCGAGGAGCGCCTTGGTATCAGCCGCTCGGGGCTCTGGGTCGGCACGTTCCACGGCCTCAGCCACCGGCTGCTGCGCCTGCACTGGCAGGAGGCGGGGCTGCCGCAGGGTTTTCAGATCCTCGACAGTGAGGATCAACGCCGGCTCGTGAAGCGGATCATGCGCGATCTGGAGCTCGACGAGAACCGCTGGCCGGTGCGTCAGCTGCAGGGCTTCATCAACGCCCGAAAGGACGCCGGCGAGCGCGCCGAAGACCTCGACAGCGCCGACCCCTACACCGGGCAGATGGCGCGGGTCTACGCCGCCTACGAGCAGGCCTGCCGCAGTGCCGGCGTCGTGGATTTCGCCGAGCTGATGCTGCGCACCGTGGAGATGCTCCAGAACCACCTCGAGCTGTTGGGCCACTACCGGCGTCGCTTCCGCCATGTGCTGGTGGATGAGTTCCAGGACACCAACGGCATCCAGTACGAGTGGCTCAAGCTCCTGGCCGGGCCGGAATCGGATGTGTTCATCGTCGGCGATGACGATCAATCGATCTATGGCTGGCGCGGCGCCCGGGTGGAGAACCTGGAGCGCTTTCGCAAGGACTACTCCAACACCCGCGTGCTGCGGCTCGAGCAGAACTACCGCTCGACCCGCACCATCCTTGACGCCGCGAACACGCTGATCGCCCGCAACAGCGACCGTCTGGGCAAAAAGCTCTGGACCGAGGGCGAGGCCGGTGAGCCCATCGCCCTCTATGCCGCGTTCAACGAGCAGGACGAGGCGCGGTTCGTGGTGGAGCGGCTGATGGCCATGGTCGACGAACAGGGCCTGGCGCGTAGTGATATCGCCATCCTGTATCGCTCCAACGCCCAGTCACGGACCTTCGAGGAGGCGCTGATGGCCCGGCGCGTTCCGTATCGGGTCTATGGGGGCCTGCGCTTTTTCGAGCGCGCCGAGATCAAGGACGCCCTCGCCTACCTGCGGCTGATGGCCAACCGCGACGACAGCGCCGCGCTCGAGCGGATCATCAATACCCCGACCCGGGGGATCGGCAATCGCACCGTTGAGACCCTGCGGATCGCCGCCCGCGATCAGGGGATCAGCCTCTGGGCCGCGGCACGTGGACTGGTCACTCATGGCGGCGGGCTGCCCGCCCGTGCCGGCAATGCCCTGCGGGCGTTTCTGGATCTGATCGATGGGCTGGCCGCGGACACCGCCGGGGCATCCCTGCCCGAGTGTATGGAGACGATGCTGACCCGGACCGGGTTGCGCGCGCACCTGGGCAAGGACGGATCGGAGCGGGCTCAGGACAAGCTTGAAAACCTCGACGAGCTGATCACCGCGGCCGGCAACTTCGAACAGGACAACACCGCCGAGGCGGAGATGGAGCCGCTCACCGCGTTCCTTGCCCATGCCGCGCTGGAGGCGGGTGAGGGACAGGCCGGCGCCTGGGAGGACTGCGTGCAGCTGATGACCCTGCACTCCGCCAAGGGGCTTGAGTTCCCGGTGGTGTTCCTGGCCGGGCTTGAGGAGGGACTGTTCCCGCATCGCATGTCCGTCGAGGAGCCGGGCCGGCTCGAGGAGGAGCGCCGCCTCGCCTACGTGGGCATCACCCGGGCCCGGCAGCAGCTTTTGATCAGCTACGCCGAGCGCCGCCGCCTGCATGGGCGGGACGACTTCGCCATCGCCTCACGCTTTATCCGCGAGCTGCCGCCGGCGCTGGTGGATGAGGTGCGGGCGCGGTTCTCGGTGACCGGCCCGACCGCCGCCGGGACCGGTCCGGGGGAGGGCGCCGCCACCGCCACCGAGGCCGAGTTCGGCCTCGGCGAGCGCGTCCAGCACAGTCGCTTCGGCGAGGGGATCGTGCTCGACTGTGAGGGTAATGGCCCCAACGCCCGCATCCAGGTCAACTTCAACAGCGCGGGCACCAAGTGGCTGGTCGCCGCCTACGCCAATCTGGAACGGATCTAG
- a CDS encoding LysR substrate-binding domain-containing protein — MNHINFRDLRYLVAVADHQHFGRASAACYVSQPTLSTQIKKLEAYLDVQLVERTSKRVLVTPIGRMITERARQVLNEVDDLVSVARTAGDPMSGDLRIGIIPTLGPYLIPHLFPVLQAQYPKLRLLLHEERTRGLVERLQEGTLDAAIMGVPVPDEGLIAQSLFKEPFEVALPADHPLAAQSSIGRNDLDATPMLLLEEGHCMRDQALDFCSRVGARQQQDFRATSLETLRQMVATGAGATLLPTLAVQAAGAQTEGLAVRAFSGTPPVRELAIYRRRGCAREPVVSALAELIRDLPPVRALSVT; from the coding sequence ATGAACCATATCAACTTCCGTGACCTGCGCTATCTGGTGGCTGTCGCCGATCATCAGCACTTCGGCCGCGCCTCCGCCGCCTGCTATGTCAGCCAGCCCACCCTCAGCACACAGATCAAAAAGCTCGAGGCCTATCTCGACGTCCAGCTCGTTGAGCGCACCAGCAAGCGGGTGCTGGTCACCCCCATCGGTCGGATGATCACCGAGCGCGCCCGTCAGGTGCTCAACGAGGTCGATGATCTGGTCAGCGTCGCCCGCACCGCCGGGGATCCAATGAGTGGCGACCTGCGCATCGGCATCATCCCCACGCTGGGGCCCTATCTGATCCCGCACCTCTTCCCGGTCCTGCAGGCGCAGTACCCCAAGCTGCGGCTGTTACTCCACGAGGAGCGCACCCGCGGGCTGGTCGAGCGGCTGCAGGAGGGCACCCTCGACGCCGCGATCATGGGCGTGCCGGTCCCTGACGAGGGGCTGATCGCCCAGTCGCTGTTCAAGGAGCCGTTCGAGGTGGCGCTGCCGGCGGATCATCCGCTGGCGGCGCAGTCGAGTATCGGCCGGAACGATCTCGACGCCACCCCGATGCTGCTACTCGAGGAGGGTCATTGCATGCGCGATCAGGCGCTGGATTTCTGCTCGCGGGTGGGCGCCCGCCAGCAGCAGGACTTTCGCGCCACCAGCCTTGAGACCCTGCGCCAGATGGTGGCGACCGGCGCCGGCGCCACCCTGCTGCCGACCCTTGCCGTCCAGGCCGCCGGCGCCCAGACCGAGGGACTCGCGGTGCGGGCGTTCTCGGGTACGCCACCCGTGCGGGAACTGGCCATCTATCGGCGTCGTGGCTGTGCCCGTGAACCGGTCGTCAGCGCCCTGGCCGAGCTCATCCGCGATCTGCCGCCGGTGAGGGCGCTGTCCGTCACCTAG
- a CDS encoding ParA family protein → MERVSRLMDIIALHNLKGGVGKTATAVNLADQAARAGVPTLLWDLDAQAAATWCVGAAPGLARPPAKLFRRKSPIGRETVRTRQTYLDLLPADGSLRQLDDLIDKGKDGARLLDRLLQPFSENYGLVVLDCPPSFSRLADAVVRVATRVLCPLIPAPLSLNAWRQMVARFDRGRYGRDTLRPFLSMVDRRRGLHRRWSEAPPTSLRHCLRTGIPYSTDIEQMSVHRQPLAAFAPRATATEAYRRLWLELAGDIEIRP, encoded by the coding sequence ATGGAGAGGGTCAGCCGGTTAATGGACATCATTGCGCTCCACAATCTCAAGGGCGGTGTGGGCAAGACCGCCACGGCGGTGAACCTCGCCGATCAGGCGGCCCGCGCCGGGGTGCCCACCCTGCTCTGGGATCTCGATGCCCAGGCGGCGGCGACCTGGTGTGTCGGCGCCGCGCCAGGCCTTGCCCGGCCGCCGGCGAAGCTGTTCCGGCGCAAGTCCCCCATCGGCCGCGAGACGGTCCGCACCCGGCAGACCTATCTCGATCTCCTGCCCGCAGACGGATCGCTGCGCCAGCTGGATGATCTCATCGACAAGGGCAAGGATGGCGCGCGGCTGCTTGATCGGCTCCTGCAGCCGTTCTCGGAGAATTATGGGCTGGTGGTGTTGGACTGCCCACCGAGTTTCTCGCGGCTCGCCGATGCGGTGGTCCGGGTGGCGACCCGGGTGCTCTGCCCGCTCATCCCGGCGCCGCTGTCCCTCAACGCCTGGCGGCAGATGGTGGCGCGCTTCGATCGTGGCCGCTACGGTCGCGATACGCTGCGACCGTTCCTGTCCATGGTCGACCGCCGCCGCGGGCTCCACCGGCGCTGGTCGGAGGCACCACCGACCTCGCTGCGCCACTGCCTGCGCACCGGGATCCCCTACAGCACCGACATCGAACAGATGAGCGTCCACCGCCAGCCCCTGGCGGCCTTCGCCCCACGCGCCACTGCCACTGAGGCCTATCGGCGGCTGTGGCTTGAACTTGCGGGAGATATCGAGATCCGCCCATGA
- a CDS encoding zinc ABC transporter substrate-binding protein, producing MNGPHPLDWTRRMAWSLALMASAVAAPVSAAPQVATDVAPVHSLVTQVMDGVAEPALVIQPGASPHDYSLRPSDASALESADVVFWVGGALTPWLTGALDNLAGEARAVALLHTEGTERYAFRDRVLAEAGGDDDPGHDGHDDHGDHGGHDDHGHERTDPHAWLDPANAIHWLDVIAATLAAEDPAHADQYRANAEAAQADIEAMMADIRTAVEPVSDVPFIVFHDAYQYFERRFGMNTVGAISLSDAGDPGPAHIASIRTVVDRHDVQCVFAEPQFNPQLVDTVLDETDARTGVLDPLGSDVAVGNGFYTALINQLSERLVSCLDRR from the coding sequence ATGAATGGCCCGCACCCACTCGACTGGACGCGCCGGATGGCGTGGTCCCTCGCACTGATGGCGAGCGCCGTGGCGGCGCCGGTATCCGCTGCGCCGCAGGTGGCCACCGACGTCGCACCGGTCCACTCGCTGGTCACCCAGGTGATGGACGGGGTGGCTGAACCTGCCCTGGTGATCCAGCCCGGCGCATCACCGCATGACTATTCCCTGCGCCCATCCGACGCCAGTGCCCTCGAATCGGCCGATGTGGTGTTCTGGGTCGGTGGCGCGCTGACGCCCTGGTTGACCGGAGCGCTGGATAACCTCGCCGGTGAGGCCCGCGCGGTGGCTTTGCTGCATACCGAGGGCACGGAGCGCTATGCCTTCCGTGACCGTGTGCTCGCCGAGGCCGGGGGAGATGACGATCCGGGTCACGACGGTCATGACGATCACGGGGATCATGGGGGCCACGACGATCACGGTCATGAGCGTACCGACCCACATGCCTGGCTGGATCCAGCCAATGCCATTCACTGGCTGGATGTGATCGCCGCGACCCTGGCGGCGGAGGATCCCGCCCATGCCGACCAGTACCGAGCCAATGCCGAGGCCGCTCAAGCGGATATCGAGGCGATGATGGCGGACATCCGCACGGCAGTGGAACCGGTCTCGGATGTGCCCTTTATCGTTTTCCATGACGCCTACCAGTACTTCGAGCGGCGCTTTGGTATGAACACCGTGGGCGCGATCTCGCTCAGTGATGCCGGCGATCCGGGGCCGGCCCATATCGCTTCGATCCGGACCGTTGTCGACCGTCACGACGTACAGTGCGTATTCGCCGAGCCGCAGTTCAATCCACAGCTGGTCGACACGGTGCTCGATGAGACGGATGCCCGCACGGGTGTCCTCGATCCGCTCGGCAGTGATGTCGCCGTCGGGAACGGCTTCTATACCGCCCTGATCAACCAGCTCAGCGAGCGCCTGGTGAGCTGTCTCGACAGGCGTTGA
- a CDS encoding metal ABC transporter ATP-binding protein, with translation MTHPQTPLIEAHDLNVRIGGNAILEDITLCLRAGEIVTVVGPNGSGKSTLLRALIGALAIDGGHIHKARDLRLGYVPQRLHIDPTLPLSVRRFLNLPRRHHRATIDQALEQAGIPGRADAALASLSGGEFQRALMARALIDEPNLLMLDEASQGLDQTGTADFYRQLEHIRDRLGCGILLVSHDLHVVMRAADRVICLNHHICCQGRPEAVTAAPEYRALFGTDDETALAIFRHDPHHHPHAPAAEDDDAG, from the coding sequence ATGACGCACCCACAGACCCCACTGATCGAGGCGCACGACCTCAACGTCCGCATCGGTGGCAACGCCATCCTCGAGGACATCACCCTGTGCCTGCGCGCCGGTGAGATCGTCACGGTGGTCGGGCCCAATGGCTCGGGGAAATCGACCCTGCTGCGGGCGCTGATCGGCGCGCTCGCCATCGATGGTGGCCACATCCATAAGGCCCGCGACCTGCGCCTCGGTTATGTCCCGCAGCGGCTCCATATCGATCCGACGCTGCCGCTCAGCGTGCGGCGGTTCCTCAACCTGCCGCGCCGCCATCACCGGGCCACCATCGATCAGGCGCTGGAGCAGGCGGGCATCCCGGGCCGGGCAGACGCGGCGCTGGCCTCGCTCTCCGGCGGTGAGTTCCAGCGTGCACTGATGGCACGGGCATTGATCGATGAACCCAATCTGCTCATGCTCGATGAGGCCTCACAGGGCCTGGACCAGACCGGTACCGCCGATTTCTATCGCCAGCTTGAGCACATCCGCGACCGCCTCGGCTGTGGAATCCTGCTGGTCAGTCACGATCTTCATGTCGTGATGCGCGCCGCTGACCGGGTGATCTGCCTCAACCATCACATCTGCTGTCAGGGGCGGCCCGAGGCGGTGACGGCCGCGCCGGAATACCGCGCGCTGTTCGGCACCGATGATGAGACGGCGCTGGCGATCTTCCGCCATGATCCCCATCACCACCCCCATGCCCCGGCGGCGGAGGATGACGATGCTGGATGA